Proteins encoded in a region of the Fusarium falciforme chromosome 6, complete sequence genome:
- a CDS encoding Chromatin assembly protein encodes MVLFKRKPVQFLPPAEIEDENAEVWYIPQTGEIFASYEDYLNRMDFYNQRRFNDQITGHSGLTFFEAFKSELAGGKEVEASFPEALKGPILRRVQFQTVSRLDNLVDQIYEEFKLDYYPGEEVTVTLDGGERVHGLVRDKTTFGPRALPDGSKALPTTRYLVNLKDSEKETIVTDEHICRDRGVFTKAMLRSFIKKTVTRDAWNGAPWLVKHDYASQYHIDTRVPPHLRYDTKILERKQLQAQKRAHINHDTNGHNLVAALHSGPVRLPELKPAPKSKVKPGQQGTASKGLKWPVNMPVHSNPFSSPSDYGIQTPIHRDPTPPPPPPPPPPKYPIEDLQLEPRTDRKRPALKFLCRDPPVKVQNGDSTHDDLSKNIDMSSVGPLLETWDTLNVYCEVFKLDSFTFDDYVQTLCAASEQVPIQLFDEIHCSVLKILVDSEADGGKVRITLPEIEEEDSDEEEDEDTSAQPTPEPEPKPVGRATRSSLAKLEAERLAAEAAAAEKESEEETKHRAEQLLQDYDWIEHLRKRDFVNGGWERIMVGLLHQLSKNERQHDACEELLLELVPPGVDASQETVRQRYAELDVNHRVKALQIICMLTTETKAIRGYMEDCSETMTTYRKEKIDWQRQRKQAVEELRHLNEQKKLMLPDNMPPSPPLNPREDEEDVKMADADDSHISREADGEETEDDPVSTRKRRRPLTAKQRKREEEKARKEKEKAEKTPKGPTQSKQFIKLLKDIQKKEDVVKKCEEEIAVIDNDLREADCPRTRVLGKDRFWNRYYWFERNGMPYGGLPDSSTASADYANGLIWVQGPDELEREGYIDLPAELQDEYKAKFNMTVPERKTMEEGDTSVFNAYQWGYISEPEQVDELIKWLDPRGFNELKLRKELLNYKEKIAKNMENRKAYLSNEDETEKKEESHKRMSTRIRDKTPEIPHYRCLKWENTTALEELGHLHSDPPPPPRSRKQSRKREAAHEAPAPAAKSRRR; translated from the exons ATG GTTCTCTTCAAGCGAAAGCCCGTCCAATTCCTGCCTCCCGCAGAGATTGAGGATGAGAATGCCGAG GTTTGGTACATCCCCCAAACAGGGGAGATATTTGCTTCCTATGAGGACTACTTAAATCG CATGGATTTCTACAATCAGCGTCGGTTCAATGATCAAATCACCGGCCACTCAGGCCTGACCTTTTTTGAAGCTTTCAAGAGCGAG CTTGCTGGAGGCAAAGAAGTCGAAGCTTCCTTTCCCGAGGCGCTGAAGGGTCCTATTCTGCGTAGAGTGCAGTTTCAGACCGTTTCTCGCCTCGATAACCTCGTCGACCAGATTTACGAGGAGTTCAAGCTCGACTACTACCCTGGCGAAGAGGTTACAGTGACCTTGGATGGCGGCGAGCGCGTTCATGGCTTGGTTCGCGACAAGACGACGTTTGGCCCTCGTGCTCTTCCAGACGGCAGCAAGGCCCTGCCCACGACTCGCTACCTCGTGAACCTGAAGGACTCGGAAAAGGAGACGATCGTTACTGACGAGCACATTTGCCGAGACCGGGGTGTCTTTACAAAGGCCATGCTCAGATCGTTCATCAAGAAGACAGTGACTCGCGATGCGTGGAACGGCGCACCTTGGTTGGTCAAGCATGATTATGCGAGCCAGTACCACATCGATACGCGCGTGCCGCCTCACCTTCGATACGACACCAAGATTCTGGAGCGCAAGCAGCTTCAGGCGCAAAAGCGAGCCCACATCAACCATGACACCAACGGTCACAACTTGGTTGCTGCCCTGCACTCGGGTCCTGTGCGATTACCGGAGCTTAAGCCAGCTCCAAAGAGCAAGGTGAAACCCGGTCAGCAGGGAACCGCATCCAAGGGACTCAAGTGGCCTGTGAACATGCCCGTCCATAGCAATCCGTTCAGCTCTCCTTCGGATTATGGCATTCAGACTCCCATCCACCGCGACCCAacgccaccaccacccccgcctcctcctcctcccaagtACCCGATTGAGGATCTACAGCTCGAGCCTCGAACCGATCGAAAGCGCCCTGCTTTGAAGTTCCTGTGCAGAGACCCGCCCGTCAAAGTTCAAAACGGCGATTCTACCCACGATGACCTATCTAAGAACATTGACATGTCTTCCGTCGGCCCATTGCTCGAAACCTGGGACACACTGAACGTGTACTGCGAGGTCTTCAAGCTGGACTCCTTCACATTTGATGACTACGTCCAAACTCTATGTGCTGCATCTGAACAGGTTCCGATCCAACTTTTCGACGAGATTCACTGCTCGGTCCTCAAGATTCTTGTCGATTCTGAAGCCGATGGCGGCAAAGTCCGAATCACACTCCCAGAgatcgaggaagaggatagcgacgaggaggaagacgaggacaCAAGCGCACAGCCTACTCCCGAGCCAGAACCGAAGCCCGTTGGACGTGCCACTCGTAGCAGCCTTGCCAAACTGGAGGCAGAGAGATTGGCTGCTGAGGCGGCTGCCGCTGAGAAGGAAAGCGAGGAGGAAACCAAGCACCGTGCCGAACAGCTTCTCCAGGACTACGATTGGATCGAGCATCTCCGAAAGCGCGACTTTGTCAACGGTGGTTGGGAACGCATCATGGTTGGGTTGCTCCATCAACTGTCCAAGAACGAGCGCCAACACGACGCTTgcgaggagcttctccttgaatTGGTGCCTCCTGGAGTCGATGCGTCGCAGGAGACAGTACGACAGCGATACGCTGAGCTCGATGTCAACCACCGTGTCAAGGCGCTGCAGATCATCTGCATGTTGACCACTGAGACCAAGGCCATCCGGGGGTACATGGAGGATTGCAGTGAAACCATGACCACCTATCGCAAGGAAAAGATTGactggcagcggcagcgcaAGCAAGC CGTTGAGGAGCTCCGTCACTTGAACGAGCAAAAGAAGCTGATGTTGCCGGACAACATGCCGCCTTCGCCACCACTGAATCCCcgcgaagatgaggaagatgtcAAGATGGCCGACGCGGACGACTCGCACATCTCGCGTGAGGCAGATGGCGAGGAAACAGAGGACGACCCAGTGTCAACGAGAAAACGACGACGCCCTTTGACGGCTAAGCAACGAAaacgggaggaggagaaggcccgcaaggaaaaggaaaaggctGAAAAGACCCCCAAGGGCCCAACTCAGTCAAAGCAATTCATCAAGCTACTCAAGGACatccagaagaaggaggatgtCGTCAAGAAGTGCGAGGAGGAAATTGCTGTCATCGACAACGACCTGCGCGAGGCCGACTGCCCGCGCACCAGAGTTCTCGGCAAGGATCGATTCTGGAACCGTTACTATTGGTTTGAGCGCAATGGCATGCCATACGGCGGTCTTCCCGACAGCTCGACTGCGTCGGCCGACTACGCCAACGGTCTGATCTGGGTGCAGGGACCCGATGAGCTGGAACGAGAGGGCTACATCGACCTACCTGCCGAGCTTCAGGACGAGTACAAGGCCAAGTTCAACATGACGGTTCCCGAGCGAAAGACCATGGAAGAGGGTGACACCAGCGTCTTCAACGCCTACCAATGGGGCTACATCTCTGAACCAGAACAGGTCGATGAGCTCATCAAGTGGCTCGACCCCCGCGGTTTCAATGAGCTGAAGCTCCGCAAGGAGTTGCTCAACTACAAGGAGAAGATCGCCAAGAACATGGAGAACCGGAAGGCGTATCTTTCAAACGAGGACGAaacagagaagaaggaagagtcTCACAAGCGGATGAGCACTCGCATTCGAGACAAGACGCCCGAGATTCCCCACTACCGCTGCCTCAAGTGGGAGAACACGACGGCTCTGGAGGAGTTGGGTCACCTGCACAGTGATCCTCCCCCGCCCCCGCGATCTCGCAAGCAGAGCCGGAAGCGGGAGGCAGCTCACGAAGCGCCGGCGCCGGCAGCAAAGtcccgacgacgatga